ATCATTCCAAAGCAGTTTCTGCAAAAAGTCACTCGTACCGGCTTTGGCGCACACCTGTTTAACGACTGGCGCTTCCTTGATGACAAAGGTGAGCAGCCGAACCCGGAGTTTGTGCTGAACTTTCCTGAATACAAAGGGGCGTCGATTCTGCTGGCGCGAGAAAACTTCGGCTGCGGCTCCTCACGTGAGCACGCACCGTGGGCGTTGACCGACTATGGTTTTAAAGTCGTTATCGCCCCAAGCTTTGCCGATATCTTCTATGGCAACAGTTTCAACAACCAGTTGCTGCCGGTCACCTTGAGCGACGAACAGGTCGATGAAATGTTTAAGCTGGTTCAGGCGCAGCCAGGCATCAAATTTGAAGTTGATCTGCAAGCTGAAGTGGTTAAAGCGGGCGATAAAACCTACAACTTTAAAATTGATGCTTTCCGCCGTCACTGCATGCTCAATGGTCTGGACAGCATCGGCTTGACGCTGCAGCATGAAGATGCAATCTCTACTTACGAGAATAAACAACCCGCCTTTATGAATTAAAACCACGCGCAGTTCACCTCTCAGCCCGGCCTTTGCGCCGGGCTTTTTTGTTTTCCTCAGCAGAAAAATGAGATCTGGTGCACATATATCGATATTGCTCAACCTGATATATAGAAATTTTTAAAGCCAGGAAAATAAATATTTATCAATTGGGCATTTATTCAATCATTCCCACACTTTTTTTGTGTCAATTCACAAGTACAAGTAAAAAATCGATTGAGATATTTAATATAAGAATACAAACATGTAAATAAAACGTTAATTCCATAGAAGCACACTATAGCTCCACGCAAAAAAAAGCATTATTTTTCTATTGGACGCCTCGTTATCTTTCCCCACAGAGAAATATTAACTTTGGACAGGCCAGGATCGCCGTACGGCGACCATCAGGCATCCAGTGGAGAGAGCATATGAGCCACTACCCCCACCTTTTTTCCCCGTTGACCATTAACGGGATGACCATAAAAAACCGTATCATCATGCCGCCAATGGGGACTAACCTGGCCAGCCTGAACGGTGAAGTCACTCAGGAACAGATTGAATACTATGAGTTACGCGCGCGTGGCGGCACCGGACTCATCACTATCGAAAATATTTGTATCGATTTTCCTTTCGCTTCTAATGGCACAACGCAGCTGCGTATCGATAACGATCAATATATTCCGCGACTGTTCAAATTAACCGAAACCCTGCATAAACACGGCGCCTGCGTCGGTATCCAATTAAACCATGCCGGCGCTTCAGCTTATGCTTATCGTCTGAATGGTGAAATGCCGCTTTCTTCTTCCAGCACACCATCGAAAAAGAATGGCAATATTCCGCGCCCGATGACACGTGATGAAATTTATCACGCCGTGAGTAAATTTGGCGATGCCGCAGAGCGCGTACGCCGGGCAGGTTTTGACTGTGTGGAAATTCACGCTGGTCACTCTTATTTAATTAGCCAGTTTTTATCGCCGCTGTTTAATAAACGCACCGATGAATTTGGCGGCAGTATAGAAAATCGCGCCAGAATATTAACCTTAATTGTTGATAAAGTGCGCGCCTGCGTAGGGCCACGTTTTCCGGTGAGCTTACGTATTAGCGCTGATGATTTCTTAGAAGGCGGAAATACGCTCGAAGATTCGCTGCGCATCCTCGAACTGTGCCAGGAAAAAGTGGATATTATCAACGTCTCCGCAGCACAAAACGACAACCTGAATTTCCAGATTGACCAGATGTCTCTGGAGGATGGCTGGAAGCGTTATCTCTCCCGTGCAGTTCGCGACAAATTCCACAAACCAACGGTTATTGCAGGCAACATTCGTTCACCAAAAGTCGCCGAAGATATTATCGCCAGCGGTGATGCCGACCTGATTGCGATTGGCCGCGGGCTTATCGCCGAGCCAGAGTGGGTACAAAAAGTCCAGAGCGGTAACGAGCGCCTGATGCGCAAATGCATCTCCTGCAACATTGGCTGCGCGGATCACCGCATCGCCCGCTCTCGCCCGCTGCGTTGCTCTATCAACCCGGATATTATCCACGGCGACGCTTACAAACAGCAGCGTGTGAACCGCGACACCAACGTGGTGGTCATCGGCGCTGGCACGGCGGGAATGGAAGCGGCCTGTACCGCGGCCGAAGTCGGCTGCCACACCTGGCTACTTGAGGAAAAACATAGCATCGGTGGGCTGGCCAGTGAGATCTCTCTGTTGCCAGAGAAAAAGCGTATTGCCGATTTCCCGCAGTTTATGAAAAACCGTATCGCCTCGCTGGATAACCTGATGCTACAGGTCGGCAAACGCGCCACTGTTGAATCGGTTTCCGCTCTGCGCCCCGATCTCATTGTGAATGCGACCGGCTCGGTTCCCCTGCTGCCGCCCATTGAAGGTCTGCGCGAAAACATTGATGTCGAAGGCGGCAGCGTCTTTTCGATTACCAATATGATTCATCATCTGGACCAGTTTGCCGATGCGAAAGGTAAACGCATTGCCGTCGTCGGCGCAGGTGCCGTTGGTCTGGACGTCATCGAGTATTTCTCCGCACGCGGTGCCAGCGCAGTACTTATCGAAATGCAGGAGTCAGCGGGCCGCGACCTGGACATCATCACTAAAAATGCCATGTTGACCATGCTTGATGAACATCACGTGGAACAGCACATGCAAACGCAGTTGGTTGCCGTTACTCCAACGCACTTCACAGTTAAAAACGCGGATAGCACCTTTGACATTCCTTTTGATTACGGCTTCGTCTGCCTGGGAATGCGCGCCAATACCACCGGTCTCAATGAGATTGAACAATGGGCCAGAGCCAATAACGTAAAAATAATGAACATCGGCGACAGCCTGATGGCCCGGCGAATCATTGATGGCGTGCGCGAGGGGCGCAACGTGCTGGACACCCTGGAAGACATGGGTGCTCTGGGTAACCGCGAATCAACAAAAATTCCATTTCTAACATATTGAGGATTTTATCATGGCAGAACGTATTACTGGACACACTGAGCTGATTGGCCTGATTGCAACTCCGATTCGCCACAGCATGTCGCCGACAATGCATAACGAAGCCTTTGCCAAACTGGGGCTGGACTATGTTTACCTGGCTTTTGAAGTCGGTAATGAGGAGCTGAAAGATGTCGTACAGGGCTTTCGGGCGCTAAAACTGCGCGGCTGCAACGTCTCTATGCCGAACAAAACCGAGATTTGCCAGTATCTGGATAAACTCTCCCCGGCAGCAGAACTGGTTGGCGCGGTGAATACCGTGGTGAACGACAACGGCGTGTTAACGGGTCACATCACCGATGGCACCGGCTATATGCGCGCGCTGTCTGAAGCAGGCATCGATATCATCGGCAAAAAAATGACCGTATTAGGCGCAGGCGGCGCGGCAACCGCGCTCTGCGTACAGGCCGCGCTGGATGGCGTCAAAGAGATCTCCATCTTCAACCGTAAAGATAAATTCTTCGCCAACGCAGAACAAACCGTCGCCAAGATCCGTAATAACACCAACTGTGCGATCCATCTGTTCGACCTGGACGATCATGACAAACTGCGCGCCGAGATCGACAGCAGCGTCATTCTTACTAATGCGACCGGCGTTGGCATGAAACCGTTTGAAGGCCAGATGCTGCTGCCTGACGACAGCTTCCTGCGTCCGGATCTGATCGTTTCTGACGTGGTTTATAACCCGCGCAAAACGTATCTGCTGGAAGTAGCTGAGAAAAAAGGCTGCCGCACCATCAACGGTCTGGGCATGATGCTCTGGCAAGGTGCGCGTGCTTTTGAAATCTGGACGGGCAAAGAAATGCCGGTTGAACACGTCAAAAGTATCCTTTTTTAAGGATGGGGCGCGATGAAAAATAAATATGTCCCAACGGCAGCGGGGCTATACCTTAACTATCTGATCCATGGCATGGGGGTATTATTAATTACCCTCAATATGGCGAATTTAC
This Klebsiella sp. RHBSTW-00484 DNA region includes the following protein-coding sequences:
- the leuD gene encoding 3-isopropylmalate dehydratase small subunit, giving the protein MAEKFTQHTGLVVPLDAANVDTDAIIPKQFLQKVTRTGFGAHLFNDWRFLDDKGEQPNPEFVLNFPEYKGASILLARENFGCGSSREHAPWALTDYGFKVVIAPSFADIFYGNSFNNQLLPVTLSDEQVDEMFKLVQAQPGIKFEVDLQAEVVKAGDKTYNFKIDAFRRHCMLNGLDSIGLTLQHEDAISTYENKQPAFMN
- a CDS encoding oxidoreductase — protein: MSHYPHLFSPLTINGMTIKNRIIMPPMGTNLASLNGEVTQEQIEYYELRARGGTGLITIENICIDFPFASNGTTQLRIDNDQYIPRLFKLTETLHKHGACVGIQLNHAGASAYAYRLNGEMPLSSSSTPSKKNGNIPRPMTRDEIYHAVSKFGDAAERVRRAGFDCVEIHAGHSYLISQFLSPLFNKRTDEFGGSIENRARILTLIVDKVRACVGPRFPVSLRISADDFLEGGNTLEDSLRILELCQEKVDIINVSAAQNDNLNFQIDQMSLEDGWKRYLSRAVRDKFHKPTVIAGNIRSPKVAEDIIASGDADLIAIGRGLIAEPEWVQKVQSGNERLMRKCISCNIGCADHRIARSRPLRCSINPDIIHGDAYKQQRVNRDTNVVVIGAGTAGMEAACTAAEVGCHTWLLEEKHSIGGLASEISLLPEKKRIADFPQFMKNRIASLDNLMLQVGKRATVESVSALRPDLIVNATGSVPLLPPIEGLRENIDVEGGSVFSITNMIHHLDQFADAKGKRIAVVGAGAVGLDVIEYFSARGASAVLIEMQESAGRDLDIITKNAMLTMLDEHHVEQHMQTQLVAVTPTHFTVKNADSTFDIPFDYGFVCLGMRANTTGLNEIEQWARANNVKIMNIGDSLMARRIIDGVREGRNVLDTLEDMGALGNRESTKIPFLTY
- a CDS encoding shikimate dehydrogenase: MAERITGHTELIGLIATPIRHSMSPTMHNEAFAKLGLDYVYLAFEVGNEELKDVVQGFRALKLRGCNVSMPNKTEICQYLDKLSPAAELVGAVNTVVNDNGVLTGHITDGTGYMRALSEAGIDIIGKKMTVLGAGGAATALCVQAALDGVKEISIFNRKDKFFANAEQTVAKIRNNTNCAIHLFDLDDHDKLRAEIDSSVILTNATGVGMKPFEGQMLLPDDSFLRPDLIVSDVVYNPRKTYLLEVAEKKGCRTINGLGMMLWQGARAFEIWTGKEMPVEHVKSILF